The following proteins are encoded in a genomic region of Haloarcula marina:
- a CDS encoding MTH1187 family thiamine-binding protein yields MTCIGFLSVAPVVEESMAPYVADAVAALDEFDVEYETTPMGTIIEADDSAELFAAAHAAHEAVGAQSDRVETFLKIDDKRGVDQRASEKVDAVEAQLGRAARSDSAEGGD; encoded by the coding sequence ATGACCTGTATCGGCTTCCTGTCGGTCGCACCGGTCGTCGAGGAGAGCATGGCCCCCTACGTCGCCGACGCCGTCGCGGCCTTGGACGAGTTCGACGTGGAGTACGAGACGACGCCGATGGGAACCATCATCGAGGCAGACGACAGCGCGGAACTGTTCGCGGCGGCCCACGCCGCCCACGAGGCCGTCGGCGCACAGTCGGACCGCGTGGAGACGTTCCTGAAGATAGACGACAAGCGCGGGGTCGACCAGCGCGCGAGTGAGAAAGTCGACGCCGTCGAGGCCCAGTTGGGCCGGGCGGCCCGGAGCGACTCGGCCGAAGGTGGAGATTAA
- a CDS encoding RNA methyltransferase, which yields MTTSVLVPSSLTREAEDRREATRKLGYVARAATVFRVDRLTVFPDPAGEGKWEDGFVETVLRYAATPPHLRKEMWGKRDELEYVGVLPPLRVRSQTGSGSEGSGSLRQGIVTEVGADGRVRVNCGMQHPISLPVPDGMDVGEGERVTVRVSSRRPVRAKLVDHPTPGFDVVSADLDSALSRDDAGLTIASSRYGESVTTRRLGHLAERRETEGGMTVAFGAPERGLPSILDVDPGSVGGDQTDDDPTGFDLWLNTVPNQGSEVVRTEEALFASLACLTLME from the coding sequence ATGACGACCAGCGTACTCGTGCCGTCTTCCCTCACACGGGAAGCCGAAGACCGCCGTGAGGCGACTCGTAAGCTCGGATACGTGGCCCGCGCGGCCACGGTGTTCCGGGTCGACCGGCTGACAGTGTTCCCCGACCCAGCGGGCGAGGGGAAGTGGGAGGACGGGTTCGTCGAAACCGTCTTACGGTACGCCGCGACGCCCCCGCATCTCCGAAAGGAGATGTGGGGCAAGCGGGACGAACTGGAGTACGTCGGCGTCTTGCCGCCGCTCCGCGTGCGTTCACAGACCGGCTCCGGATCTGAGGGTTCGGGGTCGTTAAGACAGGGAATCGTGACCGAGGTCGGAGCTGATGGGCGCGTCCGGGTCAATTGCGGCATGCAACACCCGATCTCCCTCCCCGTTCCAGACGGTATGGACGTGGGCGAGGGGGAGCGCGTGACCGTCAGGGTCTCTTCGCGACGGCCGGTCCGGGCGAAACTCGTCGACCACCCCACACCGGGGTTCGACGTGGTTTCCGCGGACCTCGATTCGGCACTCTCGCGCGACGACGCCGGGCTCACCATCGCCTCGTCGAGGTACGGTGAGTCGGTGACGACGCGCCGTCTCGGCCATCTGGCCGAGCGTCGGGAGACCGAGGGCGGCATGACAGTCGCCTTCGGCGCTCCGGAGCGTGGGTTACCGTCGATACTCGACGTGGACCCGGGCTCCGTCGGTGGAGACCAGACAGACGACGACCCCACAGGGTTCGACCTCTGGCTGAATACGGTTCCGAACCAGGGCAGCGAGGTCGTGCGAACGGAAGAAGCGCTGTTCGCCTCCCTCGCCTGTCTAACCCTCATGGAGTAA
- the rpl3p gene encoding 50S ribosomal protein L3, translated as MPQSSRPRKGSLGYGPRTRSTSETPRFNSWPSDDGQPGVQGFAGYKAGMTHVVLVNDEPNSPREGIEETVPVTVVETPPMRAVALRAYEETPYGKRPLTEVWTDEFHGELDRTLNLPEGHDPDAAEEQVREALEDGSLGDVRLITHTVPDAVPSVPKKKPDVMETRVGGGSLSDRLDHALELVADGGEHSMNDVFRAGEYTDIAGVTKGKGTQGPVKRWGVQKRKGKHARQGWRRRIGNLGPWNPSRVRSTVPQQGQTGYHQRTELNKRLIDIGEGDEPTVDGGFVNYGEVDGPYTLVKGSVPGPDKRLVRFRPAVRPNDQPRLDPEVRYVSTESNQG; from the coding sequence ATGCCACAATCAAGCAGACCACGCAAAGGCTCGCTGGGCTACGGCCCGCGCACGCGCTCGACGAGCGAGACGCCGCGGTTCAATAGCTGGCCGTCCGACGACGGTCAGCCCGGCGTCCAAGGGTTCGCCGGCTACAAGGCAGGCATGACACACGTCGTGCTCGTCAACGACGAACCCAACTCCCCGCGCGAGGGGATCGAAGAGACCGTCCCGGTGACGGTCGTCGAGACGCCGCCGATGCGCGCCGTCGCCCTGCGAGCGTACGAAGAGACGCCGTACGGCAAGCGTCCGCTGACGGAAGTTTGGACCGACGAGTTCCACGGGGAACTCGACCGGACCCTGAACCTGCCGGAGGGCCACGACCCGGACGCTGCAGAAGAACAGGTACGCGAGGCGCTCGAAGACGGGAGCCTCGGGGACGTGCGACTTATCACGCACACCGTCCCCGACGCCGTCCCGAGCGTCCCGAAGAAAAAGCCCGACGTGATGGAGACTCGCGTCGGCGGTGGTTCGCTCTCGGACCGCCTCGACCACGCCCTCGAACTCGTCGCCGACGGCGGCGAGCACTCGATGAACGACGTGTTCCGCGCCGGTGAGTACACCGACATCGCGGGCGTCACCAAGGGCAAAGGGACCCAGGGTCCCGTCAAGCGGTGGGGCGTCCAGAAGCGGAAGGGCAAGCACGCCCGACAGGGTTGGCGGCGCCGAATCGGTAACCTCGGCCCGTGGAACCCGTCCCGCGTGCGCTCGACGGTCCCCCAGCAGGGGCAGACCGGCTACCACCAGCGGACCGAACTGAACAAGCGCCTCATCGACATCGGCGAAGGCGACGAACCCACCGTCGACGGCGGGTTCGTCAACTACGGCGAGGTCGACGGCCCCTACACGCTCGTGAAGGGGTCCGTGCCCGGCCCGGACAAGCGCCTCGTGCGCTTCCGCCCGGCGGTCCGACCGAACGACCAACCGCGCCTCGACCCCGAGGTGCGCTACGTCTCCACAGAATCGAACCAAGGATAA
- the rpl4p gene encoding 50S ribosomal protein L4 encodes MQATIYTLDGEADGEVDLPDVFETPVRTDLIGKAVRAAQANRKQDYGSDEYAGLRTPAESFGSGRGQAHVPKQDGRARRVPQAVKGRRAHPPKAEKDRSIDLNDKERQLAIRSALAATTDAELVAERGHEFDREDVPVVVSDDFEDLVKTQEVVDVLEALDVEADIERADDTKIKAGQGKARGRKYRRPSSILFVTSEGPSRAARNLAGATVATAAEVNAEDLAPGGQPGRLTVFTESALEEVADR; translated from the coding sequence ATGCAGGCAACTATCTACACTCTGGACGGCGAGGCCGACGGGGAGGTCGACCTGCCGGACGTCTTCGAGACGCCCGTGCGAACCGACCTCATCGGAAAGGCCGTTCGCGCCGCCCAGGCAAACCGGAAGCAAGACTACGGCTCCGACGAGTACGCTGGCCTCCGAACGCCGGCCGAATCGTTCGGTAGCGGTCGCGGGCAGGCCCACGTCCCGAAGCAGGACGGCCGCGCCCGACGCGTCCCGCAGGCCGTCAAAGGCCGACGCGCGCACCCGCCGAAAGCCGAGAAGGACCGGTCTATCGACCTGAACGACAAGGAACGACAGCTCGCCATCCGTTCGGCGCTCGCCGCCACGACGGACGCCGAACTCGTCGCCGAGCGCGGCCACGAGTTCGACCGCGAGGACGTTCCCGTCGTCGTCTCCGACGACTTCGAGGACCTCGTCAAAACGCAGGAGGTCGTCGACGTTCTCGAAGCGCTCGACGTCGAAGCTGACATCGAGCGCGCCGACGACACGAAGATCAAGGCCGGACAGGGGAAGGCCCGCGGTCGGAAGTACCGCCGTCCCTCCTCTATCCTGTTCGTGACGAGCGAAGGACCGTCCCGCGCCGCCCGCAACCTCGCGGGCGCCACCGTCGCCACGGCGGCCGAGGTCAACGCAGAGGACCTCGCCCCCGGCGGCCAGCCCGGTCGGCTCACCGTCTTCACCGAGTCCGCACTCGAGGAGGTCGCAGACCGATGA
- a CDS encoding 50S ribosomal protein L23: MSWDVIKYPHVTEKAMNDMDFDNKLQFVVDDEAGKPEVAEAVETQYDVTVVDVNTQNTMDGVKKAVVRLSEDDDAQEVASRIGVF; encoded by the coding sequence ATGAGCTGGGACGTCATCAAGTACCCCCACGTCACCGAGAAGGCCATGAACGACATGGACTTCGACAACAAGCTTCAGTTCGTCGTCGACGACGAGGCTGGGAAGCCCGAGGTCGCAGAGGCCGTCGAGACCCAGTACGACGTTACCGTCGTCGACGTGAACACGCAGAACACGATGGACGGCGTCAAGAAGGCCGTCGTGCGTCTCTCCGAAGACGACGACGCGCAGGAAGTCGCCTCCAGAATCGGGGTGTTCTAA
- a CDS encoding 50S ribosomal protein L2 — MGRRIQGQRRGRGTSTFRAPSHRYKADLEHRKVEDGDVIAGTVVDIEHDPARSAPVAAVEFEDGDRRLVLAPEGIGVGDELQVGVSAEIAPGNTLPLAEIPEGVPVCNVESSPGDGGRFARASGVNATLLTHDRSVAVVKLPSGEMKRLDPQCRATIGVVAGGGRTDKPMVKAGNKYHKMKARGTKWPNVRGVAMNAVDHPFGGGGRQHPGKPKSISRNAPPGRKVGDIASSRTGRGGDE, encoded by the coding sequence ATGGGACGACGAATTCAGGGACAACGACGCGGTCGCGGGACGTCCACGTTCCGGGCGCCCTCGCACCGCTACAAGGCTGACCTCGAGCACCGGAAAGTCGAAGACGGCGATGTCATCGCAGGCACAGTCGTCGACATCGAACACGACCCCGCCCGCTCGGCGCCCGTCGCGGCCGTCGAGTTCGAGGACGGGGACCGCCGACTCGTCCTCGCGCCGGAAGGTATCGGCGTGGGCGACGAACTGCAGGTCGGCGTCAGCGCCGAAATCGCTCCGGGGAACACGCTCCCGCTCGCGGAGATTCCCGAAGGGGTTCCGGTCTGCAACGTCGAGTCCAGCCCCGGCGACGGCGGGCGCTTCGCCCGCGCGTCGGGTGTCAACGCGACCCTGCTGACCCACGACCGCTCGGTTGCTGTCGTCAAGCTCCCCTCCGGGGAGATGAAGCGGCTCGACCCGCAGTGCCGCGCCACCATCGGCGTCGTCGCCGGTGGCGGTCGGACTGACAAGCCGATGGTCAAAGCCGGGAACAAGTATCACAAGATGAAAGCTCGCGGGACGAAGTGGCCTAACGTCCGTGGTGTCGCAATGAACGCCGTCGACCACCCCTTCGGTGGCGGTGGCCGACAGCACCCGGGCAAGCCGAAGTCCATCTCCCGCAACGCTCCGCCGGGCCGGAAGGTCGGGGACATCGCCTCGAGCCGGACCGGTCGAGGTGGTGACGAATGA
- a CDS encoding 30S ribosomal protein S19, with amino-acid sequence MSSEYQIGHEGEFSFRGHTLDELQAMELDEVAELLPARQRRSIKRGLTEEKQKLLEKAREAEEEATANNPIRTHLRDMPVLPEMVNLTFAVHNGQSFERVKVEPEMLGHYLGEFQLTRTSVEHGQAGIGATRSSKFVPLK; translated from the coding sequence ATGAGTTCGGAATACCAAATCGGCCACGAAGGAGAGTTCTCCTTCCGCGGCCACACGCTCGACGAGCTGCAGGCGATGGAGCTCGACGAAGTCGCGGAACTGCTCCCCGCACGCCAGCGGCGAAGTATCAAGCGCGGTCTGACCGAGGAAAAGCAGAAACTCCTCGAAAAGGCCCGCGAGGCCGAAGAGGAGGCGACGGCGAACAACCCGATCCGCACGCACCTGCGCGACATGCCGGTGCTGCCGGAGATGGTGAACCTTACCTTCGCCGTCCACAACGGCCAGAGCTTCGAGCGCGTGAAGGTCGAGCCCGAGATGCTCGGGCACTACCTCGGTGAGTTCCAGCTCACCCGCACCTCGGTCGAACACGGTCAGGCCGGTATCGGGGCGACACGCTCCTCGAAGTTCGTACCGCTCAAGTAA
- a CDS encoding 50S ribosomal protein L22, with amino-acid sequence MGISYSVDADPETTAKAMLRERQMSHKHSKAIAREIKGKTAGDAVEFLEAVIEGDQPVAFKQHNSGVGHKSKVDGWDAGRYPEKASEAFIDLLENAVGNADHQGFDGEAMEIMHVAAHKVGEQQGRKPRAMGRASAWNSTLVDVELVLEEVSE; translated from the coding sequence ATGGGAATCAGCTACTCAGTCGACGCCGACCCGGAGACCACCGCGAAAGCGATGCTTCGGGAGCGGCAGATGAGCCACAAGCACAGCAAGGCCATCGCCCGAGAGATCAAGGGCAAGACGGCGGGCGACGCCGTCGAGTTCCTCGAAGCGGTCATCGAGGGCGACCAGCCGGTCGCGTTCAAGCAGCACAACTCGGGCGTCGGCCACAAGAGCAAGGTCGACGGCTGGGACGCCGGTCGCTACCCGGAGAAGGCCTCCGAGGCCTTCATCGACCTGCTGGAGAACGCCGTCGGCAACGCCGACCACCAGGGCTTCGACGGTGAAGCCATGGAGATCATGCACGTCGCCGCCCACAAGGTCGGCGAGCAGCAGGGTCGCAAGCCCCGCGCGATGGGGCGTGCCTCGGCGTGGAACAGCACGCTGGTCGACGTCGAACTCGTCCTCGAGGAGGTCAGCGAATAA
- a CDS encoding 30S ribosomal protein S3, protein MADEQQFIEDGLQRTQIDEFFAEELGRAGYGGMDVAKTPMGTQIVLKAEKPGMVIGKGGKNIRKITTELEERFNLDDPQIDVQEVEEPDLNARIVADRLGNALERGWYFRKAGHTTIDRIMESGALGAEIVLSGKVTGARSRVEKFNRGYIKHNGEPAEEIVDSGVGVAVMKLGTIGVQVKIIPPDAELPDDFEIYEDVEVEDYVADTEGESVEELLEGEPEGDEEAETVEVGHDEPDEVEVDEEVVEEVVEEDVEVPTDEDVEDVDVDELEEAVEEDLDEDVEAEAEELMDEMEDDEE, encoded by the coding sequence ATGGCCGACGAACAGCAGTTCATCGAGGACGGCCTCCAGCGGACCCAAATCGACGAGTTCTTCGCGGAAGAACTCGGCCGTGCGGGCTACGGCGGCATGGACGTCGCCAAGACCCCGATGGGGACCCAAATCGTCCTGAAGGCCGAGAAGCCCGGGATGGTCATCGGCAAGGGCGGGAAGAACATCCGCAAGATCACGACCGAACTCGAAGAGCGGTTCAACCTCGACGACCCGCAAATCGACGTTCAGGAAGTCGAGGAACCGGACCTCAACGCCCGCATCGTCGCGGACCGTCTGGGGAACGCCCTCGAACGCGGCTGGTACTTCCGCAAGGCCGGTCACACGACCATCGACCGCATCATGGAATCTGGCGCGCTCGGTGCCGAAATCGTCCTCTCAGGGAAGGTTACCGGTGCCCGTTCGCGCGTCGAGAAGTTCAACCGCGGTTACATCAAGCACAACGGCGAACCCGCCGAAGAAATCGTCGACAGCGGCGTCGGCGTCGCCGTGATGAAACTCGGCACCATCGGCGTGCAGGTCAAGATAATCCCGCCGGACGCCGAACTCCCCGACGACTTCGAGATTTACGAGGACGTCGAGGTCGAAGACTACGTCGCCGACACCGAGGGCGAGTCCGTCGAGGAACTCCTCGAAGGCGAACCCGAAGGCGACGAGGAAGCCGAGACCGTCGAAGTCGGTCACGACGAACCCGACGAGGTCGAGGTCGACGAGGAAGTCGTCGAAGAAGTCGTCGAGGAAGACGTCGAGGTCCCGACTGACGAAGATGTCGAGGACGTCGATGTCGACGAACTCGAGGAAGCCGTCGAAGAGGACCTCGACGAAGACGTCGAGGCCGAAGCGGAAGAACTGATGGACGAGATGGAGGATGACGAAGAATGA
- the rpmC gene encoding 50S ribosomal protein L29: MTVLHVQEVRDMTPAEREAELDELKTELLNARAVQAAGGAPENPGRIKELKKAIARIKTIQREAGDLQQEDE, translated from the coding sequence ATGACTGTCCTTCACGTCCAGGAAGTTCGCGACATGACGCCCGCCGAGCGAGAGGCGGAACTCGACGAACTCAAGACGGAACTACTCAACGCCCGCGCCGTGCAGGCGGCGGGTGGCGCCCCGGAGAACCCGGGCCGCATCAAGGAACTGAAGAAAGCCATCGCGCGAATCAAGACGATTCAGCGCGAAGCAGGCGACCTCCAGCAGGAGGACGAATAA
- a CDS encoding ribonuclease P protein component 1, with translation MPLTPATLPRHELVGLDVEVVAASNPDAIGISGRVVTETTQTLGIEGADRVWHVPKDSATFTFDLDDGQRVRVDGSKLVARPARRTEKSGDSKWR, from the coding sequence ATGCCACTGACACCCGCGACGCTCCCACGTCACGAACTCGTCGGCCTCGACGTCGAGGTCGTCGCCGCGTCCAATCCGGACGCTATCGGTATCAGCGGTCGCGTCGTCACCGAGACGACCCAGACACTGGGTATCGAGGGGGCCGACCGGGTGTGGCACGTGCCGAAGGACAGCGCGACGTTCACCTTCGACCTCGACGACGGACAGCGAGTCCGCGTCGACGGGTCGAAACTCGTCGCCCGTCCCGCTCGCCGCACAGAGAAATCAGGTGATTCCAAATGGCGCTAG
- a CDS encoding 30S ribosomal protein S17, producing MALGLNVQEPETTCTDQHCPFHGELSVRGQTLDGEVASTDMEKTVVVEREYDVKVPKYDRFMKRRSRVPAHAPDCLDLAVGDTVTIAECRPLSKTKNHVVVSVADDTEDGEN from the coding sequence ATGGCGCTAGGACTGAACGTACAGGAACCGGAGACGACCTGTACCGACCAGCACTGCCCGTTCCACGGAGAGCTCTCCGTGCGCGGTCAGACGCTGGACGGTGAGGTCGCTTCCACCGATATGGAGAAGACCGTCGTCGTCGAGCGCGAGTACGACGTGAAGGTGCCGAAATACGACCGCTTCATGAAGCGGCGGAGCCGCGTTCCGGCTCACGCACCCGACTGTCTCGACCTCGCGGTCGGTGACACGGTCACGATAGCAGAGTGTCGACCGCTCTCGAAAACGAAGAACCACGTCGTCGTCAGCGTTGCCGACGACACCGAGGACGGTGAGAACTAA
- a CDS encoding 50S ribosomal protein L14, with the protein MEALNADVTQGLEKGSLITCADNTGARELKVISVHGYSGTKSRHPKAGLGDKITVSVTKGTPEMRRQVLEAVVVRQRKPIRRPDGTRVKFEDNAAVIVDENEDPRGTELKGPISREVAERFGSVASAATMIV; encoded by the coding sequence ATGGAGGCGCTCAACGCAGACGTCACCCAAGGCCTGGAGAAGGGCTCGCTCATCACGTGTGCCGACAACACCGGCGCACGTGAACTGAAAGTCATCTCCGTTCACGGCTACTCGGGGACGAAGAGCCGCCACCCGAAGGCTGGGCTGGGCGACAAGATCACGGTCTCGGTCACCAAGGGGACGCCGGAGATGCGTCGCCAGGTGCTCGAAGCCGTGGTCGTCCGCCAGCGAAAGCCCATCCGCCGTCCCGACGGCACCCGCGTCAAGTTCGAAGACAACGCGGCCGTCATCGTGGACGAGAACGAGGACCCGCGCGGGACCGAGCTGAAAGGCCCCATCTCGCGGGAAGTCGCGGAACGCTTCGGGAGTGTCGCCTCCGCAGCGACGATGATCGTATAG
- the rplX gene encoding 50S ribosomal protein L24, producing the protein MSQQPDKQRTSQRRAPLHERHKQVRATLSADLREEYGQRNVRVNAGDTVEVLRGDFAGEEGEVLEVDLTDAVIHVEDVTLEKTDGEEVPRPLDTSNVRVTDLNLEDEKRESRLESEDDSA; encoded by the coding sequence ATGAGTCAGCAACCAGACAAACAGCGAACGAGTCAACGACGCGCCCCGCTCCACGAGCGACACAAGCAGGTTCGGGCGACGCTGTCGGCCGACCTCCGCGAGGAGTACGGCCAGCGAAACGTCCGCGTCAACGCCGGCGACACCGTCGAGGTGCTCCGCGGCGACTTCGCGGGCGAGGAAGGCGAAGTGCTCGAAGTCGACCTCACGGACGCCGTCATCCACGTCGAGGACGTTACCCTCGAAAAGACCGACGGCGAAGAGGTCCCGCGACCGCTCGACACCTCGAACGTTCGGGTCACCGACCTGAACTTAGAGGACGAGAAGCGGGAATCGCGTCTCGAATCGGAGGATGATTCCGCATGA
- a CDS encoding 30S ribosomal protein S4e, protein MSNHQKRLSVPNSWPVERKTATFTVKAGAGPHGESGVPLLIVLRDVLGYADNRKEARYALNEDNVLINGKAVSDEERPVGMFDILAFTEREEYYRVFPGEGGRLALTAIEADAAESKLGKIVSKSHVPGGDVQLGLHDGQTLVVEDDQTYDAGDSIVVDNETNEVVAHFEYGEGALVTAVDGAHAGEIGEVDEIQVTPGSAQNNVLVSQDDGGFETVEEYVVVIDENFTGDDE, encoded by the coding sequence ATGAGTAACCACCAGAAGCGACTCTCGGTGCCCAACAGTTGGCCCGTAGAGCGCAAGACGGCAACGTTCACGGTCAAGGCCGGTGCCGGTCCGCACGGTGAGTCGGGGGTCCCCCTGCTCATCGTCCTGCGGGACGTGCTCGGCTACGCCGACAACCGCAAAGAAGCGCGCTACGCGCTCAACGAGGACAACGTCCTCATCAACGGCAAGGCCGTCTCCGACGAGGAGCGCCCTGTCGGGATGTTCGACATCCTCGCCTTCACCGAGCGCGAAGAGTACTACCGCGTGTTCCCCGGCGAGGGCGGTCGGCTTGCGCTGACCGCCATCGAGGCGGACGCTGCCGAGTCCAAACTCGGCAAAATCGTCAGCAAATCTCACGTGCCCGGTGGCGACGTGCAACTGGGCCTCCACGACGGGCAGACGCTCGTCGTCGAGGACGACCAGACCTACGACGCCGGTGACTCCATCGTCGTCGACAACGAGACCAACGAGGTCGTCGCTCACTTCGAGTACGGAGAGGGCGCACTCGTCACGGCCGTCGACGGCGCACACGCCGGCGAAATCGGCGAAGTCGACGAGATTCAGGTCACGCCCGGGTCCGCACAGAACAACGTCCTCGTCTCGCAGGACGACGGCGGCTTCGAAACGGTCGAAGAGTACGTCGTGGTCATCGACGAGAACTTCACGGGTGACGACGAATGA
- a CDS encoding 50S ribosomal protein L5 — translation MSSETADFHEMREPSVEKVVVHMGIGHGGRDLANAEDILGEITGQTPVRTKAKRTVGEFDIREGDPIGAKVTLRDELAAEFLETALPLAELKGSQFDDTGNFSFGVEEHTEFPSQEYDPSIGIYGLDVTVNLVRPGYRVAKRDKASRSIPSNHRLNPADAIAFVESTFDVEVSE, via the coding sequence ATGAGCTCGGAGACCGCGGATTTCCACGAGATGCGCGAACCGAGCGTCGAGAAGGTCGTCGTCCACATGGGCATCGGTCACGGTGGCCGCGACCTCGCCAACGCCGAGGACATCCTCGGCGAGATTACGGGCCAGACGCCCGTCCGAACGAAGGCCAAGCGGACCGTCGGCGAGTTCGACATCCGCGAGGGCGACCCCATCGGCGCGAAGGTCACGCTGCGTGACGAACTCGCCGCCGAGTTCCTCGAGACGGCGCTGCCGCTCGCGGAACTCAAGGGGTCGCAGTTCGACGACACCGGCAACTTCAGCTTCGGCGTCGAGGAACACACGGAGTTCCCGAGCCAGGAGTACGACCCGTCCATCGGAATCTACGGGCTGGACGTGACGGTCAACCTCGTCCGCCCCGGCTACCGCGTCGCCAAGCGCGACAAGGCGTCGCGCTCGATTCCGTCGAACCACCGACTCAATCCCGCGGACGCTATCGCGTTCGTCGAGTCGACATTCGATGTTGAGGTGAGCGAATGA
- a CDS encoding 30S ribosomal protein S14: MSESETTEEPDVAESERTGQLESCQRCGREQGLVGKYDIWLCRQCFREISRGMGFKKYS; encoded by the coding sequence ATGAGCGAAAGTGAAACCACAGAAGAGCCCGACGTCGCCGAGTCCGAGCGGACCGGCCAGCTCGAGTCCTGCCAGCGCTGCGGGCGCGAACAGGGACTCGTCGGCAAGTACGACATCTGGCTATGTCGCCAGTGCTTCCGCGAGATTTCTCGGGGAATGGGCTTCAAGAAGTACAGCTAA
- a CDS encoding 30S ribosomal protein S8, translating into MTGNDPFANALSAINNAESVGHLDQTVSPASNEIGAVLEVFYDRGYVDGFTFVDDGKAGEFEVELKGAINECGPVKPRYSAGADEFEKWEKRFLPARDYGTLVVSTSHGIMSHYEAREEGVGGQVIAYVY; encoded by the coding sequence ATGACAGGTAACGACCCATTCGCCAACGCGCTGTCGGCCATCAACAACGCCGAGAGCGTCGGGCATCTGGACCAGACGGTATCGCCCGCCTCGAACGAAATCGGCGCTGTCCTCGAGGTCTTCTACGACCGCGGGTACGTCGACGGATTCACCTTCGTCGACGACGGCAAAGCCGGTGAGTTCGAGGTCGAACTGAAAGGAGCCATCAACGAGTGTGGCCCGGTCAAGCCCCGCTACTCTGCGGGCGCAGACGAGTTCGAGAAGTGGGAGAAGCGGTTCCTCCCCGCCCGTGACTACGGGACCCTCGTCGTTTCGACCAGCCACGGAATCATGAGCCACTACGAGGCCCGTGAGGAAGGCGTTGGTGGACAGGTCATCGCGTACGTGTACTAA
- a CDS encoding 50S ribosomal protein L6, with product MPRVELEIPEDVTAEQDHLDITVEGPNGSVTRRLWYPDIDVSVEDGVVVIESEESDAKTNSTIGTFQSHIENMFHGVTEGWEYEMEVFYSHFPMQVNVEGDEVVIENFLGEKAARRTTVHGDTEVQIDGEELTLTGSNIEAVGQTAADIEQLTRINDKDVRVFQDGVYITQKPSRGDA from the coding sequence ATGCCACGAGTAGAACTGGAAATTCCGGAAGACGTGACCGCCGAACAGGACCATCTCGACATCACCGTCGAGGGTCCCAACGGCAGTGTCACACGACGGCTCTGGTACCCCGACATCGACGTCTCCGTCGAGGACGGCGTCGTCGTCATCGAGTCCGAGGAATCGGACGCGAAGACGAACTCGACAATCGGGACCTTCCAGAGCCACATCGAGAACATGTTCCACGGCGTGACCGAGGGCTGGGAGTACGAGATGGAAGTCTTCTACTCTCACTTCCCGATGCAGGTCAACGTCGAGGGTGACGAAGTCGTCATCGAGAACTTCCTCGGCGAGAAGGCCGCCCGTCGAACGACGGTCCACGGCGACACCGAGGTCCAGATCGACGGCGAGGAACTCACCCTGACGGGCTCGAACATCGAGGCCGTCGGCCAGACCGCCGCGGACATCGAACAGCTCACGCGCATCAACGACAAGGACGTGCGCGTGTTCCAAGACGGGGTGTACATCACCCAGAAACCGAGCCGAGGTGACGCCTGA